One Tripterygium wilfordii isolate XIE 37 chromosome 10, ASM1340144v1, whole genome shotgun sequence DNA segment encodes these proteins:
- the LOC120007227 gene encoding glycine-rich cell wall structural protein 1-like — protein sequence MGVSQKWLAIVLFIVLHLCAISLGDEKIDKTRYRDYDGHCQWGRRCRGRGFGGRGPGGRGGGLGGGGGFGGGGGAGGGIGGGAGGGGGLGGGGGAGGGIGGGAGGGGGLGGGGGAGGGIGGGAGGGGGLGGGAGGGGGLGGGGGAGGGGGVGGGAGSGGGFGAGGGVGGGAGGGVGGGGGLGGGGGGGVGGGSGHGGGFGAGGGVGGGTGGGLGAGGGGGGGGGSGHGGGFGAGGGVGGGAGGGIGGGGGAGGGGGGGIGGGSGHGGGFGAGGGVGGGSGGGLGSGAGVGGGHGGGIGIGIGIGIGVGTGSGTGVGAGTGSGSGGGGH from the exons ATGGGTGTCTCTCAAAAATGGCTCGCAATTGTTCTGTTTATTGTCCTCCATCTTTGTGCAATCAGTCTTGGTGatgaaaaaattgacaaaaccaGATACCGTGATTATGACGGCCATTGTCAATGGGGACGACGCTGTCGTGGCCGTGGGTTTGGTGGTCGAGGGCCTGGTGGACGTGGAGGAGGActaggaggtggtggtggtttcggtggtggtggtggagctgGAGGAGGTATTGGTGGTGGCGCAGGTGGAGGAGGGGGATTAGGAGGTGGTGGCGGAGCTGGAGGAGGTATTGGTGGTGGCGCAGGTGGAGGAGGGGGATTAGGAGGTGGTGGCGGAGCTGGAGGAGGAATTGGTGGTGGAGCGGGTGGAGGAGGGGGATTAGGAGGTGGCGCAGGTGGAGGAGGGGGAttaggaggtggtggtggagcaggaggaggtggtggGGTTGGTGGAGGTGCAGGAAGCGGAGGCGGATTCGGAGCTGGTGGAGGAGTTGGAGGAGGAGCTGGAGGAGGagttggtggtggaggaggtctTGGAGGGGGTGGTGGAGGGGGTGTGGGTGGTGGTTCAGGTCACGGTGGAGGTTTTGGAGCTGGTGGAGGTGTAGGTGGTGGTACTGGTGGAGGTTTAGGTgctggtggaggtggaggtggag gTGGGGGATCAGGTCATGGAGGTGGATTTGGTGCAGGTGGGGGTGTAGGTGGTGGAGCTGGTGGAGGCAtcggaggtggaggaggagctGGAGGAGGCGGAGGGGGTGGTATTGGTGGAGGGTCTGGTCATGGGGGAGGATTTGGCGCAGGAGGGGGAGTAGGAGGTGGTTCTGGCGGAGGACTTGGAAGTGGTGCAGGTGTAGGTGGTGGTCATGGTGGAGGAATCGGGATCGGGATTGGGATTGGCATAGGAGTAGGTACCGGGTCCGGCACTGGCGTTGGAGCTGGAACTGGATCTGGCAGCGGAGGTGGTGGCCATtga